The Corylus avellana chromosome ca8, CavTom2PMs-1.0 genome has a segment encoding these proteins:
- the LOC132190107 gene encoding uncharacterized protein LOC132190107 codes for MDAGNKKGYAWAVSAGLNAALAAISAKLFTSQFVRYGLVILFNVTMWGCYVNSLKALSSLQATVTNFATNFLSSGLAGYFLFEEALSFKWLAGALLIVIGVLVLSKSSIEKERIE; via the exons ATGGACGCTGGAAATAAGAAGGGCTACGCGTGGGCAGTCTCAGCCGGACTTAACGCAGCTCTTGCTGCCATTTCCGCAAAGCTATTCACCTCTCAA TTTGTTAGATATGGCCTGGTGATATTATTCAATGTGACAATGTGGGGATGTTATGTAAACAGCCTTAAAGCTCTCTCATCTCTACAGGCTACCGTAACAAACTTCGCTACCAACTTCCTCTCATCTGGTCTAGCTGGATACTTCTTGTTTGAAGAAGCATTGTCATTTAAG TGGCTTGCAGGTGCCCTGCTCATTGTAATTGGCGTTCTCGTTCTTAGTAAGTCAAGTATTGAGAAGGAACGCATAGAGTAA